From a single Haloarcula sp. DT43 genomic region:
- the gpmI gene encoding 2,3-bisphosphoglycerate-independent phosphoglycerate mutase, which translates to MNVGLIILDGWGLNPDEGVRDAVAAADTPNFDRYWDAGATSTLETHGRRVGLPEGQMGNSEVGHLNIGAGRVVKQDSARVSDSIARSRGESPPDDEARDPPFFENETILSAFEYAEDHGGRVHFMGLVSDGGVHSYQDHLHALIELAGERGTDAVSHAFTDGRDTSPTGGEDYLAALEAQAEEHGTGHVATVCGRYYAMDRDQNWERTRRAYDAIVGREGDHHAADAVSAVTESYARDTTDEFVEPTTVGDHEEPADGDAVIFFNFRSDRARQLTRMLGDIRPDDWGADTEPPETRLVTMTAYDETFELPVAFPPNQPEDVLGEVLSDAGHTQLRMAETEKYPHVTYFLNGGREVAFEGESREIVDSPDVATYDLQPEMSAPALTDTAIAFIEDEDPDALVLNYANPDMVGHTGDFDAAVTAVEAVDEQLGRLVDAIQTAGGHVLVCADHGNADDMGTEDDPHTAHTTNPVPFVYLSPDGTADGRTARDGGTLADLAPTALALMDVDRPAAMTGTPLLE; encoded by the coding sequence ATGAACGTCGGACTCATCATCCTGGATGGCTGGGGACTGAACCCGGACGAGGGCGTCCGGGACGCGGTCGCCGCCGCCGACACGCCGAACTTCGACCGGTACTGGGACGCGGGCGCGACGTCGACGCTTGAGACCCACGGCCGCCGGGTCGGCCTCCCGGAGGGCCAGATGGGCAACTCCGAGGTCGGCCACCTCAACATCGGGGCCGGCCGCGTCGTCAAGCAGGACTCCGCGCGCGTCAGCGACAGCATCGCCCGCTCGCGCGGCGAGTCGCCGCCGGACGACGAGGCGCGGGACCCGCCCTTCTTCGAGAACGAGACGATACTGTCGGCGTTCGAGTACGCCGAGGACCACGGCGGCCGGGTCCACTTCATGGGACTGGTCTCCGACGGCGGCGTCCACTCCTACCAGGACCACCTCCACGCGCTCATCGAACTCGCGGGCGAGCGCGGCACCGACGCCGTTTCGCACGCCTTCACCGACGGCCGGGACACCTCGCCGACCGGCGGCGAGGACTACCTCGCAGCCCTCGAGGCTCAGGCCGAGGAACACGGCACGGGCCACGTCGCCACCGTCTGCGGCCGGTACTACGCGATGGACCGCGACCAGAACTGGGAGCGCACGCGCCGGGCCTACGACGCCATCGTCGGCCGCGAGGGCGACCACCACGCAGCCGACGCCGTTTCGGCCGTCACGGAGTCGTACGCCCGCGACACCACCGACGAGTTCGTCGAACCGACCACGGTCGGCGACCACGAGGAACCCGCGGACGGCGACGCGGTGATCTTCTTCAACTTCCGCTCGGACCGCGCCCGACAGCTCACCCGGATGCTCGGCGACATCCGGCCAGACGACTGGGGGGCCGACACCGAGCCGCCGGAGACCAGGCTCGTGACGATGACGGCGTACGACGAGACGTTCGAGCTCCCGGTCGCGTTCCCGCCGAACCAGCCCGAGGACGTGCTGGGCGAAGTCCTCTCGGACGCTGGCCACACCCAGCTCCGGATGGCCGAGACGGAGAAGTACCCCCACGTCACCTACTTCCTCAACGGCGGCCGCGAGGTGGCCTTCGAGGGCGAGAGCCGGGAAATCGTCGACAGCCCCGACGTGGCGACCTACGACCTCCAGCCCGAGATGAGCGCGCCGGCGCTGACCGACACCGCAATCGCGTTCATCGAGGACGAGGACCCCGACGCGCTGGTGCTGAACTACGCGAACCCGGACATGGTTGGCCACACCGGCGACTTCGACGCGGCCGTGACCGCCGTCGAGGCCGTCGACGAGCAACTCGGGCGACTCGTCGACGCGATTCAGACCGCCGGCGGGCACGTGCTCGTCTGCGCCGACCACGGCAACGCCGACGACATGGGGACCGAAGACGACCCCCACACCGCTCACACGACCAATCCCGTGCCGTTCGTCTACCTCTCGCCGGACGGCACGGCCGACGGTCGCACGGCCCGCGACGGCGGGACGCTCGCCGACCTCGCGCCGACGGCGCTGGCGCTCATGGATGTCGACCGGCCCGCAGCGATGACCGGCACGCCGCTCCTGGAGTAG
- a CDS encoding cupin domain-containing protein: MEEVPQAACETVEAVEGVHLTQLAAGERMSVQGFHIEPGAAVPEHSHRHEQVGYVAAGTFTFHVDGEEYVIGPGDSYVIPSGEPHEARNDGEESVRGIDVFSPPRPDPDWQD; encoded by the coding sequence ATGGAGGAAGTACCACAGGCGGCCTGTGAGACGGTCGAAGCGGTCGAGGGCGTCCACCTCACCCAGTTGGCGGCCGGCGAGCGGATGAGCGTTCAGGGGTTCCACATCGAACCCGGCGCGGCCGTCCCGGAACATAGCCACCGTCACGAGCAGGTCGGCTACGTCGCGGCGGGGACCTTCACCTTCCACGTCGACGGCGAGGAGTACGTCATCGGCCCCGGCGACTCCTACGTCATCCCAAGCGGGGAGCCACACGAGGCGCGCAACGACGGCGAGGAGTCGGTTCGGGGCATCGACGTGTTCAGCCCGCCCAGACCGGACCCGGACTGGCAGGACTAA
- a CDS encoding DUF5817 domain-containing protein: MYAVVGCSECSALWVTEGRPETTQCPRCGTRRKHAKRRKFVETDDEAHAREVRASMLANRQGEGDAFAELDSYAEMERQVDDAGVDDETYLSDSGVDTEAVSAAADRAEQGATGGASRKETVTNALRDLDEPTEDEVVAYAEERGVPASYTRTALEKLVRAGEVSESRGRYRLL, encoded by the coding sequence ATGTACGCGGTCGTCGGGTGTAGCGAGTGTAGCGCGCTGTGGGTCACCGAAGGCCGGCCGGAGACGACCCAGTGCCCGCGGTGCGGGACGCGCCGGAAACACGCCAAACGCCGGAAGTTCGTCGAGACAGACGACGAGGCCCACGCCCGCGAGGTCCGGGCGTCGATGCTGGCGAACCGGCAGGGGGAGGGCGACGCCTTCGCGGAACTGGACTCCTACGCCGAGATGGAGCGACAGGTCGACGACGCGGGCGTGGACGACGAGACGTACCTCTCGGATTCGGGGGTGGACACCGAGGCCGTGTCGGCGGCCGCCGACCGCGCCGAGCAGGGCGCGACCGGCGGAGCCAGCCGCAAGGAGACGGTCACGAACGCGCTTCGGGACCTGGACGAGCCGACCGAGGACGAGGTCGTGGCCTACGCCGAGGAACGCGGCGTCCCGGCGTCGTACACCCGGACGGCGCTGGAGAAACTCGTTCGCGCCGGCGAGGTGTCAGAAAGCCGGGGACGGTACCGCCTCCTATGA
- a CDS encoding RNA 2'-phosphotransferase — protein sequence MPDPIRRCPDHGFFEGTACPTCDVAGVHVLGGKRRRQLSKYVSGALRHFPDDAGLELDSSGWTPFAALVDAVEKQYDWADADALAGVVTTDPKGRFERTGVEETATASGTGDVDKVGRIRAAYGHSVDVSLEATDAPVPETLYHGTAPRNVAAIREDGLRPMSRQTVHLSGTVAEAEAVGRRHADDPVVFAVDAAAMGEDGRRVVKRGTGTYTTDRVPPRYLTLLDDS from the coding sequence ATGCCAGACCCGATTCGCCGCTGTCCGGACCACGGCTTCTTCGAGGGCACGGCGTGTCCGACCTGCGACGTGGCGGGCGTACACGTTCTCGGCGGTAAGCGCCGGCGGCAGCTCTCGAAGTACGTCTCCGGGGCGCTCCGGCACTTTCCCGACGACGCGGGCCTCGAACTCGATTCGTCGGGCTGGACGCCCTTCGCGGCGCTGGTCGACGCCGTCGAGAAACAGTACGACTGGGCCGACGCCGACGCGCTCGCGGGCGTCGTCACCACCGACCCGAAGGGACGATTCGAACGGACGGGTGTCGAGGAGACGGCGACCGCATCGGGAACCGGGGACGTGGACAAGGTCGGTCGAATCCGCGCCGCGTACGGCCATTCCGTCGACGTGTCCCTGGAGGCGACGGACGCCCCGGTCCCGGAGACGCTGTACCACGGGACCGCGCCGCGCAACGTCGCCGCCATCCGCGAAGACGGTCTCCGACCGATGTCGCGTCAGACGGTCCACCTCTCCGGGACGGTCGCCGAGGCCGAGGCGGTCGGCCGCCGCCACGCGGACGACCCGGTGGTGTTCGCCGTCGACGCCGCGGCGATGGGCGAGGACGGTCGCCGCGTCGTCAAGCGCGGGACCGGGACCTACACCACTGACCGCGTGCCCCCGCGATACCTCACCCTGCTTGACGACTCGTGA
- the nadC gene encoding carboxylating nicotinate-nucleotide diphosphorylase, with product MLTDADVERWLREDVGHHDVTNDVPGETTGRLVARESGVVAGLDAATAVFEYLGCTVETPVNPGNRIDASDVVLRVEGPARAVLRGERVAVNVTGHASGVATKTRAAVDAAAAADVDSIPRIAGTRKTTPGLRGVEKRAVAAGGGDTHRLDLSHMVMVKDNHVAEMGLVDAVEHFRERVSFATKLNVEVEAPDDAPRAAAAGADIVLLDNMTPAETERAVDLVAAADADTLTEASGGITVSDVPAYAETGIDVVSMGTLTHSAPTLDLSFRTG from the coding sequence ATGCTCACCGACGCAGACGTGGAGCGCTGGCTCCGCGAGGACGTGGGCCACCACGACGTGACCAACGACGTGCCCGGCGAGACGACCGGGCGGCTGGTCGCCAGAGAGTCCGGCGTCGTCGCCGGCCTCGACGCGGCCACCGCCGTCTTCGAGTACCTCGGTTGCACCGTCGAGACCCCGGTCAACCCCGGAAACCGCATCGACGCGAGCGACGTGGTGCTCCGCGTCGAAGGCCCGGCCAGAGCCGTGCTCCGCGGGGAGCGCGTCGCTGTGAACGTCACCGGCCACGCGTCCGGGGTCGCCACCAAGACCCGCGCGGCCGTCGACGCAGCGGCGGCGGCCGACGTGGATTCGATTCCACGCATCGCCGGCACGCGCAAGACCACGCCCGGCCTGCGCGGCGTCGAGAAGCGCGCGGTGGCCGCCGGCGGCGGTGACACCCACCGCCTCGACCTCTCGCACATGGTGATGGTCAAGGACAACCACGTCGCCGAGATGGGACTGGTAGACGCCGTCGAGCACTTCCGCGAGCGCGTCTCGTTCGCGACGAAGCTCAACGTGGAGGTCGAAGCTCCGGACGACGCGCCGCGGGCCGCCGCGGCCGGCGCGGACATCGTCCTGCTCGACAACATGACGCCCGCCGAGACCGAGCGAGCCGTCGACCTCGTGGCGGCGGCCGACGCCGACACGCTGACCGAGGCCAGCGGCGGTATCACGGTCTCGGACGTGCCCGCCTACGCCGAGACCGGCATCGACGTCGTCTCGATGGGGACGCTGACCCATTCAGCGCCGACGCTCGATCTCTCGTTTCGGACGGGCTGA
- a CDS encoding DUF7860 family protein: MSQNWNADYATLAKRGFMLGAGLFLLGIAGEVAGGAVLGTLPAWGDTLLVDMELLGILVGLLSPLVFGVVLPLTE; this comes from the coding sequence ATGAGCCAGAACTGGAACGCGGATTACGCGACACTCGCAAAGCGCGGGTTCATGCTCGGGGCCGGGCTGTTCCTGCTCGGCATCGCGGGCGAAGTCGCCGGGGGTGCCGTCCTCGGGACGCTCCCCGCCTGGGGCGACACGCTGCTGGTCGACATGGAACTGCTCGGTATTCTCGTCGGCCTCCTCTCGCCGCTCGTGTTCGGCGTCGTCCTCCCGCTGACGGAGTGA
- the icd gene encoding isocitrate dehydrogenase (NADP(+)) codes for MGYDYDKVEVPDEGQQIQVTEDDELDVPENPIIPIIHGDGIGTDVGPAAQKVLEAAANATGRDISWMRVYAGQSARDKYDENLPDDTVEAIKEFNVAIKGPLTTPVGAGFRSLNVALRKTLDLYANVRPTYHIEGVPSPVKDPEEMDMVTFRENTEDVYAGIEWEAGTDEVEEVKEFVEDEMGFDSTIHDGPVGIGVKPITEFGTKRLVREAIDYALEEDRDSVTLVHKGNIMKFTEGAFRDWGYEVAEEEYGEDVITEDELWDEYDGEAPEDALVVNDRIADNMLQQLLTRTDEYDVIATMNLNGDYMSDAAGAQIGGLGIAPGANFGEARCLAEPVHGSAPKYAGEDKVNPTAMILSGRLMLEYMGWKDAGQLVRDAVEETISSGNVTYDLERQIEGGTKLATSEFADKVVENIEKLA; via the coding sequence ATGGGCTACGACTACGACAAGGTGGAAGTTCCCGACGAGGGACAGCAGATTCAGGTCACGGAGGACGACGAACTCGACGTTCCGGAGAACCCCATCATCCCCATCATCCACGGGGACGGTATCGGGACCGACGTGGGGCCGGCCGCACAGAAGGTGCTCGAAGCCGCCGCGAACGCGACCGGCCGTGACATCTCCTGGATGCGCGTCTACGCCGGCCAGTCCGCCCGGGACAAGTACGACGAGAACCTCCCCGACGACACCGTCGAGGCCATCAAGGAGTTCAACGTCGCCATCAAGGGGCCGCTGACGACGCCGGTCGGTGCCGGCTTCCGCTCGCTGAACGTCGCGCTCCGGAAGACGCTGGACCTCTACGCGAACGTCCGCCCGACCTACCACATCGAGGGCGTCCCGTCACCGGTCAAGGACCCCGAGGAGATGGACATGGTCACCTTCCGGGAGAACACCGAGGACGTCTACGCCGGCATCGAGTGGGAGGCCGGCACCGACGAGGTCGAGGAGGTCAAGGAGTTCGTCGAGGACGAGATGGGCTTCGACAGCACCATCCACGACGGCCCGGTCGGCATCGGCGTCAAGCCGATAACCGAGTTCGGGACCAAGCGCCTCGTCCGCGAGGCCATCGACTACGCCCTCGAAGAGGACCGCGACAGCGTCACGCTGGTCCACAAGGGCAACATCATGAAGTTCACCGAGGGTGCCTTCCGTGACTGGGGCTACGAGGTCGCCGAAGAGGAGTACGGCGAGGACGTCATCACCGAGGACGAGCTGTGGGACGAGTACGACGGCGAAGCGCCCGAGGACGCGCTGGTCGTCAACGACCGCATCGCCGACAACATGCTCCAGCAGCTCCTGACCCGCACTGACGAATACGACGTCATCGCGACGATGAACCTCAACGGGGACTACATGTCCGACGCCGCCGGCGCACAGATCGGCGGGCTCGGCATCGCCCCCGGCGCGAACTTCGGTGAGGCCCGCTGTCTCGCCGAACCGGTCCACGGCTCCGCCCCGAAGTACGCCGGCGAGGACAAGGTCAACCCGACCGCGATGATTCTCTCCGGCCGCCTCATGCTCGAATACATGGGCTGGAAGGACGCCGGCCAGCTCGTCCGCGACGCCGTCGAGGAGACCATCTCCTCCGGGAACGTCACCTACGACCTCGAACGCCAGATCGAGGGCGGCACGAAGCTCGCCACCAGCGAGTTCGCCGACAAGGTCGTCGAGAACATCGAGAAACTCGCATAA
- a CDS encoding L-aspartate oxidase, with protein MTDDALTTDVLVVGSGIAGLAAALAAARAGDEVLLATKATRPEGASSWWAQGGIAVSRDDPEQFKRDIVAASDGTADPDAVDVLVENANEAVEDVLFDTLDVEFDENGAGLDYTREAAHSEDRILHVDASTGKHVHVPFLNSLDDREDVDIRDDTAVLELIRHEGRVHGAMLESDGAVDPCFAGSVVLATGGIGDLYPRTTNPADTTGDGIAMAALAGAEVEDMEYVQFHPTACTLDSEPPHGSDGGGGTAGAGEVAFLVSEAVRGEGGLLRNGDDERFMPDYHPDAELAPRDVVARAVKAEREATGEVTLDVSPLDFAEAFPDLAQRCADHGVDWTAGIPVAPAEHFLCGGVSVDDRGRTTLDRLYAVGECARTGVHGANRLASTSLLEGLVWGLRAGADAAGTDPEPIDAPDLLERDPDLPDRFARDKFHRLTRVMDEYVGVERDPDDLRRAMAVLRRLKGEVDAYVRTRTSRSLYELRNASVTALLVARHAAENDESVGTHTLVSGERDERREQTAD; from the coding sequence ATGACGGACGACGCTCTCACGACGGACGTGCTGGTCGTCGGCTCCGGCATCGCCGGGCTGGCGGCCGCGCTGGCTGCCGCGCGCGCCGGCGACGAGGTGCTGCTCGCCACGAAGGCCACCCGGCCGGAGGGGGCCTCCTCGTGGTGGGCGCAGGGCGGAATCGCCGTGTCCCGCGACGACCCCGAGCAGTTCAAGCGCGACATCGTCGCCGCCTCCGACGGAACCGCCGACCCAGACGCCGTCGACGTGCTCGTCGAGAACGCCAACGAGGCCGTCGAGGACGTGCTGTTCGACACGCTCGACGTCGAATTTGACGAGAACGGGGCCGGGCTGGACTACACCCGCGAGGCCGCCCACAGCGAGGACCGCATCCTCCACGTGGACGCCTCGACCGGCAAACACGTCCACGTCCCGTTCCTGAACTCCCTCGACGACCGCGAGGACGTGGACATCCGCGACGACACCGCCGTGCTCGAACTCATCCGCCACGAGGGCCGCGTCCACGGCGCGATGCTCGAATCCGACGGGGCCGTCGACCCGTGTTTCGCCGGCAGCGTCGTGCTGGCGACCGGCGGCATCGGCGACCTCTACCCGCGGACGACGAACCCGGCCGACACGACCGGCGACGGCATCGCGATGGCCGCGCTGGCCGGAGCCGAGGTCGAGGACATGGAGTACGTGCAGTTTCACCCCACCGCCTGTACGCTGGACAGCGAGCCACCCCATGGCTCGGACGGAGGCGGTGGAACCGCCGGAGCGGGCGAGGTCGCCTTCCTCGTCAGCGAGGCCGTCCGCGGCGAGGGCGGCCTGCTGAGAAACGGGGATGACGAGCGGTTCATGCCCGACTACCACCCGGACGCCGAACTCGCGCCCCGCGACGTGGTCGCCCGCGCCGTCAAAGCCGAGCGCGAGGCTACGGGGGAGGTCACGCTCGACGTCTCGCCGCTCGATTTCGCCGAGGCGTTCCCCGACCTCGCACAGCGCTGTGCGGACCACGGCGTCGACTGGACCGCGGGCATTCCGGTCGCCCCCGCCGAACACTTCCTCTGTGGCGGCGTCAGCGTCGACGACCGCGGGCGGACGACGCTCGACCGGCTCTACGCCGTCGGCGAGTGCGCACGCACGGGCGTCCACGGTGCGAACCGCCTCGCCAGCACGTCCCTGCTGGAGGGCCTCGTCTGGGGCCTCCGCGCCGGCGCGGACGCCGCCGGCACCGACCCCGAGCCCATCGACGCCCCGGACCTGCTGGAGCGCGACCCGGACCTGCCGGACCGTTTCGCCCGCGACAAGTTCCACCGGCTCACCCGCGTGATGGACGAGTACGTCGGCGTCGAGCGCGACCCCGACGACCTCCGGCGCGCGATGGCCGTCCTCCGCCGGCTCAAGGGCGAGGTCGACGCCTACGTCCGCACGCGGACCAGCCGGTCGCTGTACGAACTCCGCAACGCGAGCGTCACCGCCCTGCTGGTGGCTCGTCACGCCGCCGAGAACGACGAGAGCGTCGGCACGCACACCCTCGTCTCCGGCGAGCGCGACGAGCGCCGGGAGCAGACGGCAGACTGA
- the nadA gene encoding quinolinate synthase NadA, with protein METATFETDLSLFKYDNLEQLPPEYRELEENERTERIESALDELGDDVVILGHNYQRREIVEHADFIGDSYQLSKEAADSDAEYVIFGGVTFMAESADIITDDDQKVILPSMEASCPMAGMAEALQVDAAWAELTVALDDDEDIIPITYMNSYADLKAFCAEQGGLVCTSSNAHKAFEYAFEKGDKVLFLPDKHLGENTAHRLGMADETVEWDPWDAEGTDAAAAVENDVILWEGYCQVHERFRTDHVEQVRADHPGANVIVHPECRREVVEAADRAGSTADICQTVADAEPGDTWAIGTEIHLTHHLQRWHPEVNVLPLCGDACMDCNAMRQIDPNYLAWVLEELVEGRERNVIEVAPEEKDLARVALDRMLEI; from the coding sequence ATGGAAACCGCAACGTTCGAAACGGACCTGAGTCTCTTCAAGTACGACAACCTCGAACAGCTTCCCCCTGAATACCGGGAACTGGAGGAAAACGAGCGAACGGAGCGCATCGAGTCGGCGCTCGACGAACTCGGCGACGACGTGGTCATCCTCGGCCACAACTACCAGCGCCGGGAAATCGTCGAGCACGCCGACTTCATCGGCGACTCCTACCAGCTCTCGAAGGAGGCCGCCGACTCCGACGCCGAGTACGTCATTTTCGGCGGTGTGACGTTCATGGCCGAGTCCGCGGACATCATCACCGACGACGACCAGAAGGTCATCCTCCCGTCGATGGAGGCGTCCTGCCCGATGGCCGGCATGGCCGAGGCGCTCCAGGTCGACGCCGCGTGGGCGGAGCTGACCGTGGCCCTGGACGACGACGAGGACATCATCCCGATAACCTACATGAACAGCTACGCCGACCTGAAGGCCTTCTGCGCCGAGCAGGGCGGGCTCGTCTGCACCTCCTCGAACGCTCACAAGGCGTTCGAGTACGCTTTCGAGAAGGGCGACAAGGTCCTGTTCCTGCCCGACAAGCACCTGGGCGAGAACACCGCCCACCGGCTCGGCATGGCCGACGAGACCGTCGAGTGGGACCCCTGGGACGCCGAGGGGACCGACGCCGCGGCCGCCGTCGAGAACGACGTGATTCTCTGGGAGGGCTACTGTCAGGTCCACGAGCGGTTCCGGACCGACCACGTCGAGCAGGTCCGCGCCGACCACCCCGGGGCGAACGTCATCGTCCACCCCGAGTGCCGCCGCGAGGTCGTCGAGGCCGCCGACAGGGCCGGCTCGACCGCCGACATCTGCCAGACCGTCGCGGACGCAGAGCCCGGCGACACCTGGGCTATCGGCACCGAGATCCACCTCACGCACCACCTCCAGCGGTGGCATCCCGAGGTGAACGTCCTGCCGCTGTGTGGCGACGCCTGCATGGACTGCAACGCCATGCGCCAGATCGACCCGAACTACCTCGCGTGGGTCCTCGAAGAGCTCGTCGAGGGCCGCGAGCGCAACGTCATCGAGGTCGCGCCCGAGGAGAAGGACCTCGCCCGGGTCGCCCTCGACCGGATGCTGGAGATATGA
- the hmgA gene encoding hydroxymethylglutaryl-CoA reductase (NADPH) codes for MTDADAADLAQRVREGDLRLYELEDHADADTAAAARRRLLAAETGADLAAVGDYTFDAADAESNIENMIGAAQVPMGVVGPLPVDGGAASGDHHLPLATTEGALLASVNRGVSTIRNAGGATARVLKSGMTRAPVFKVEDVAAAGEVSAWVREHVEDLADAAESTTSHGELQGVTPYVVGDSVFLRFSYDTKDAMGMNMATIATEAACEVVEAETPAELVALSGNLCSDKKPAAINAVEGRGRTVAADVLVPHEQVEERLDTTTEAIVEANTRKNLVGSAKAGALGFNAHAANIVAAAFLALGQDIAQVVEGSNAITTVDAREDGLYASVTIASLEVGTVGGGTKLPTQAEALDVLGYAGGGDPAGSNADALAEVIAAAALAGELSLLAALSSRHLSSAHADLGR; via the coding sequence ATGACCGACGCTGACGCCGCCGACCTCGCACAGCGGGTCCGCGAGGGGGACCTGCGGCTGTACGAACTGGAGGACCACGCCGACGCCGACACCGCCGCCGCGGCCCGGAGACGCCTGCTCGCCGCGGAGACCGGGGCCGACCTCGCGGCGGTCGGCGACTACACGTTCGACGCCGCCGACGCCGAGAGCAACATCGAGAACATGATCGGCGCGGCGCAGGTCCCCATGGGCGTCGTCGGCCCCCTGCCCGTCGACGGCGGGGCCGCCTCGGGCGACCACCACCTCCCGCTCGCGACCACCGAGGGCGCGCTGCTGGCCTCGGTCAATCGCGGCGTCTCGACGATCCGGAACGCCGGCGGCGCGACGGCACGCGTCCTCAAGTCGGGAATGACCCGCGCGCCGGTGTTCAAGGTCGAGGACGTGGCCGCCGCCGGCGAGGTGTCGGCCTGGGTGCGCGAGCACGTCGAGGACCTCGCCGACGCCGCCGAGTCGACGACGAGCCACGGCGAGTTACAGGGCGTGACGCCGTACGTCGTCGGCGACAGCGTCTTCCTGCGATTCTCCTACGACACCAAGGACGCGATGGGGATGAACATGGCCACCATCGCCACGGAGGCGGCCTGTGAGGTTGTCGAGGCCGAGACGCCCGCCGAACTCGTCGCGCTCTCGGGCAATCTCTGTTCGGACAAGAAACCCGCCGCCATCAACGCCGTCGAGGGCCGTGGCCGCACCGTCGCCGCCGACGTGCTGGTCCCCCACGAACAGGTCGAGGAGCGACTTGACACGACCACCGAGGCCATCGTCGAGGCCAACACCCGCAAGAACCTCGTCGGCTCCGCGAAGGCCGGCGCGCTCGGGTTCAACGCCCACGCCGCCAATATCGTCGCCGCGGCCTTCCTCGCGCTCGGCCAGGACATCGCGCAGGTCGTCGAGGGGAGCAACGCCATCACCACCGTCGACGCCCGCGAGGACGGCCTCTACGCCTCCGTCACCATCGCCTCGCTGGAGGTCGGCACCGTCGGCGGCGGGACGAAGCTCCCCACGCAGGCCGAAGCGCTCGACGTGCTGGGGTACGCCGGCGGCGGCGACCCGGCCGGGAGCAACGCCGACGCGCTCGCGGAGGTCATCGCCGCCGCGGCGCTGGCCGGCGAACTCTCTCTGCTCGCCGCGTTGTCTTCCCGGCATCTGTCTTCGGCACACGCCGACCTCGGGCGGTAG
- a CDS encoding pyridoxamine 5'-phosphate oxidase family protein, which translates to MTVDELDDYGMLRMDDEDIERTLERKSVGVLGVSTDAEPLLRPLSYWYDGESDLYFVYVLGSDSRKATVSDEADVAGFLVYDIETTFNWRSVLLTGTIERVSDDERAAIEARIDTDWKPDLFERAAESEITALYRFRITDKSGIKQLELPPELRTDSSTSGPD; encoded by the coding sequence ATGACAGTCGACGAACTCGACGACTACGGAATGCTCCGGATGGACGATGAAGACATCGAACGGACCCTCGAACGGAAGAGCGTCGGGGTGCTCGGCGTCTCGACCGACGCCGAACCGCTACTGCGGCCGCTCAGTTACTGGTACGACGGCGAGTCCGACCTCTATTTCGTCTACGTCCTCGGTTCCGACAGCCGGAAAGCGACGGTGAGCGACGAGGCGGACGTTGCCGGGTTTCTCGTCTACGACATCGAGACGACGTTCAACTGGCGCAGCGTCCTGCTCACGGGGACAATCGAGCGCGTGTCCGACGACGAACGCGCGGCGATCGAAGCACGGATCGATACCGACTGGAAGCCCGACCTGTTCGAACGGGCGGCCGAGTCGGAGATCACGGCGCTGTATCGATTCCGGATCACGGACAAGTCCGGAATCAAGCAACTCGAACTCCCGCCCGAGCTCAGGACCGACTCCTCGACGAGCGGGCCGGACTGA